In one Deltaproteobacteria bacterium genomic region, the following are encoded:
- a CDS encoding PsbP-related protein, with the protein MRRTTPLIILIICLLLPIHSGLGLASPKTSNNLYNDAKYKFKIIFPRGWNLTKGYTEGGIVVQAVEKKHGSNIAIIVKNLPKNYTAEMMSEKEVAKFMEGVKRSSPDAVLLSSAVTKIDNRKAFMLKHAESYSFLGIKVAMKILTFLTVNNEKLFIINCGTLPELYGGLENTFIETVSTFSFGR; encoded by the coding sequence ATGAGAAGAACAACGCCTCTCATAATTCTTATTATCTGTCTTTTGTTACCGATACATTCAGGCTTAGGGTTAGCTTCGCCAAAAACCTCCAATAACCTTTACAACGACGCTAAATACAAGTTTAAAATCATATTCCCACGTGGTTGGAATCTAACGAAAGGTTACACTGAAGGCGGCATTGTTGTGCAAGCCGTTGAAAAAAAGCATGGTTCAAATATAGCAATAATTGTCAAGAATCTTCCCAAAAATTACACTGCGGAAATGATGTCTGAAAAAGAGGTAGCTAAGTTCATGGAGGGAGTTAAAAGGAGTTCTCCGGACGCAGTCTTGCTTTCATCCGCGGTTACTAAAATCGATAATAGAAAAGCATTTATGCTGAAACATGCTGAAAGTTATAGTTTTTTGGGTATTAAAGTTGCAATGAAAATTCTCACATTCTTGACCGTTAATAATGAAAAACTTTTCATAATTAATTGTGGGACATTACCTGAATTATATGGCGGATTAGAAAATACATTTATTGAAACTGTTTCAACGTTCAGCTTCGGAAGATAG
- a CDS encoding GYD domain-containing protein produces the protein MPTYIVLMKLTEQGIKTIKSGPQRVKDNAKIMEKMGGKMTGFYLTMGEYDYVGIGEAPNDEAALTFLLGMGAAGFVKTTTLKAFTVEEFEKIVKKLP, from the coding sequence ATGCCAACTTACATTGTGTTGATGAAATTAACAGAGCAAGGGATTAAGACAATCAAGAGCGGGCCGCAGCGAGTTAAAGACAACGCAAAAATAATGGAAAAGATGGGGGGCAAAATGACAGGGTTTTACCTTACCATGGGAGAATACGACTACGTAGGTATTGGTGAAGCTCCCAATGACGAAGCCGCTTTGACCTTTTTACTGGGAATGGGCGCTGCAGGATTCGTCAAAACTACGACACTTAAGGCATTTACAGTAGAAGAGTTTGAAAAGATAGTTAAGAAATTACCATAG
- a CDS encoding alpha/beta hydrolase, producing the protein MKKRYLVLLVLAVLVLFVIILPSLNSKETMTYEEAVSKWAQGKFVLVDAKKVHYLEKGAGKPVILIHGFLYHSVMWKKNIDDLAKKFKVYAVDLWGWGYSERLKENEYSFERYGKQIVGFMDALKINKASLVGQSMGGGISVYVAAHFPERVDRLILVDPAVIPYPMTTTGMVYQLPFVGEFLNALPGDGLMKKNIKTVWFYDPQKVTDDYAEEVLRPLRIKGSYGGIMYILRQVLKDPYVQEEAQKLAQLNKPILLIHGQEDIGIPLDRSQQLNALWKGSQLVVFEKAGHTPHEEYPEKFNQLALEFLSK; encoded by the coding sequence ATGAAAAAAAGATACCTGGTGCTTTTGGTCCTGGCAGTTTTGGTGCTTTTCGTTATTATCCTGCCCTCCCTGAACTCCAAAGAGACGATGACTTATGAGGAGGCCGTATCAAAATGGGCCCAGGGTAAATTTGTTCTGGTGGACGCAAAAAAAGTCCATTACCTGGAAAAAGGAGCGGGTAAACCAGTTATCCTGATTCACGGCTTCCTCTACCATTCCGTCATGTGGAAAAAGAACATCGATGACCTGGCTAAAAAATTCAAGGTCTATGCCGTGGACCTTTGGGGGTGGGGTTATAGTGAGCGGTTAAAAGAGAATGAGTATTCTTTTGAACGCTATGGAAAGCAGATTGTTGGCTTTATGGACGCCTTGAAAATCAACAAGGCCTCCTTGGTGGGCCAGTCAATGGGCGGCGGCATATCGGTTTATGTAGCGGCCCACTTTCCGGAAAGGGTTGACCGCCTGATCCTGGTGGACCCAGCGGTGATTCCCTATCCCATGACCACCACCGGAATGGTTTACCAGCTTCCTTTCGTGGGGGAATTCCTAAACGCCCTCCCGGGCGATGGCCTGATGAAAAAAAATATAAAAACCGTCTGGTTTTATGATCCCCAAAAGGTTACTGATGATTACGCTGAAGAGGTTCTCCGGCCCTTAAGAATCAAAGGTTCCTATGGTGGAATCATGTATATCCTGCGCCAGGTCCTTAAGGACCCTTATGTCCAGGAAGAGGCACAAAAGCTTGCCCAACTCAATAAACCGATATTGCTCATCCACGGCCAGGAGGACATAGGCATCCCCCTGGACCGATCCCAGCAATTGAATGCCCTGTGGAAGGGGTCGCAATTAGTGGTCTTTGAAAAGGCCGGTCATACTCCCCATGAAGAGTATCCGGAGAAATTCAACCAATTGGCATTGGAGTTTCTATCCAAATGA